The DNA sequence ttgttattttacctttggattcatatatatataactatctCTTGGAGAAGATATTGAAGTAAAATGATTATTAATTTATACCAAAATAAGTTTTCTATGATTTGTGTGCAAAATAAAAGGGACTTTAGCTTTTTCCTTGTGGAGatcaaacttaaatatttatttaaatcatttttttatgaaaattgaaaaatattatattttcaaaaaaaaaaagaaattgaaaaatattcttCACCTATGGATTAAGTTGTTTAAATGTTAGCTAAGTGCATAATATTGAGGTGACGAGATTTTTCGGCTCCAATATATTGAGTGGtgtttttacattttatttctTACTAGCGGGGTTTTTAGGATTATTTCAtgaatacacaaaaataataaaaaaaattacaaaaatataatttcatagaattttaaatatttttacgatttttttgattttatttacaaaaaatacggtctttttatgttgtactcttgttaatttgttgttgattttttattatttgtatattattttttgttgttgttttgatgttatttagatgttattttcatgttacttttatgtagtttttttgttgttttcgtgttgtttctatagaaaatcgtaaaaatatataaaaaaaatctttaaacgtaaaaatgtaatttttttacaaaaaataataccttatgtaattatcccttTAATTTTCCATTATTTGGtaggttttaattttattatagttttattGTTTGGTATGTAGTCATATTTTCCtagttttgttttgttgttagGAAAATTTGTTATCCAACATTCTTATAATAACATgtcatttagaatattttcataataataatgattaatCATTGATGTAAATAATGAATAGTTTGTAAGGAGACATAATTAATTTATCTCAATTAAAAGTTAAAACTCATTGATATTTTTGAGATTTATGTATATGTACAAGAGGAGTGCTATCACAAAGTCATGGACTTCGCACCAAGAAAATTTGCTTTCCAAGCCATGGGTTTTCCTGCACTTTTAAAAGGCCCTTAagcaatttaaattaattttaccaaTTCATTTCTTACCgagaaaattatattgtatatccactttagtttttttattttaatttttacatttatttttatattctttaagatatattatttttatatatgatatcattttttaaattaatgtaaattatatacTAAATTTAAGTAGAAAATAAGAGTATATTAAGCAACCCACTCATAAAAGtggatatattttaataaaatataatataaagataGTTTTAAttaagggaaaaaaacaaaaaaatacaaaaaaggaaaaaaaattacaaaaatactttgggccggcccattaaacatttatacagtccacatacaaatatttacaaaaataccacatgcactaagccttcagctgtacagagcgaaccatgaagatgaaaatacgcgctcgtttcaaaaccgcaaaacaaccaaaatgaaaccaaaacgagaaaaatacaactattaattctggcaaaaacAAGTGGAAAAaaatacctgcaatgatctaaactgaaaatgacgaaaaaaatcgaaaaagctcgtgaagaaactgaaattacacatttgttttctgttttattcgatcaaaacaactccccctaatatcgaaatccagattcatgaaatgtagatctgtaacaaacagatctggacctcccaccaaattcaaaacaatgtatgatgtgaaaatttttaaaaaaacctcatgaataatacatctacgttatatacagttacattttgatttattttttgttttggttgccttatagttgcattatcgttttatgatagtttatatattatgcaagaatttaatttgatggggactaagaaatagtagttatacatagtaagttttgtgcaaatagttgcatattaattttatagtgaaataacatatgccagtagcaaaactataataaaactacaaaacaactgtatgcaagtgcaaatagttgtcttatagttgcattatcgttttatgatagtttatatattatgcaagaatttaatttgatggggactaaaaaatagtagttatacatagtaagttttgtgcaaatagttgcatattaattttatagtgaaataacatatgcaagtagcaaaactataataaaactacaaaacaactgtatacaaactaaaatacaggaaaaactctttgaacatcaacatccatgataaatctcattgttacccattgatgatataaaaatggacaggaaacaactagataaaaaacttattaaaaaaatacatatagaaggtgtaaaatttcaaatatgggagaaaaccaaaaagaaaccgaaaacaaacctcggttcgaacatcagcaccaacattagcttttttcccagaaacgttgacaatgaaatctctgcatTATTTGTTGAGCAAACATACATAAGAAGCACAATGATTTCTATACTCTTTCTGGCTTTATTCTCTACACAGTCGCTCCATATGTTATCAAGGTCCGTTTCTtcgtaagaatatataagaaactagctttacaattaaaaattaaaataaaaagaaaagaagaattgttatgtaaaaaaatttaaaattaaaaactgaaataaaattaaaaattaaaaattaaaaatgaatgaaattaaaaataaaaagaaaagaagaaaaaaagagagtgaaatgatggattgattgatagaagtcaatcctagacctaagcaacaatatataagaaactagctttacaattaaaaattaaaaataaaaaaaaaagaagaattgttatggaaaaaaaaattaaaaatgaaaagctgaaaataaaattaaaaataaaaaattaaaaacttaaataaaattagaaataaaaaattaaaaactgaaataaaattaaaaataaaaagaaaaaaaaaaagagtgaaatgatggattgattgatagaaaatgaaaaaagagagggaagagagtgggatttgattgatgatggatggaatgatgactaagtggtatttgtgtaataaaagcaactttgtaagtaaaaatgtaGTCATAGGCGTGTGtgagtaattttgtaattaattgtgtaaaatgaatttttcatgtaaaaatttctttaatttataaatataaaaaaatatatttttcaacttattcCTTTCTTACCATGTTCATTTTTGGCCATTGCATATTGATTAGTTCTTTGATAGTGCCATAGCGGGCAGTTGGGTAGTAATgaaatgttttttattttttgaataattaatttttttgtttcttaaatttttaaaactattaAGTTGTACCTCTATAGTACAAGATTCGTTAAAAAAACTCATGTATTTCTAttacattttattcaattttattgtaaaataaatgaagtggtagatagtaattaataaatgaatgcaAAGTCTTCACTCTTTTTATgttaatgaataataaaataaaatatttttttataaataataatttatatttatattttttgtttttaatcattaaagtaaaaataatgaAAGGTATTTAATTTGCATCTATTTATCAACTATCATTCATTGCGTCACTCATTTTACGATAAAATTGAATAGAACATGGTGGAAAACCACGTTACTATAAAAGTTATATTTCGAGAGATACTAttaaggaataattacataagacacaattttttgtaaaatatttatatttttacgttcaaagaatgttttttctttttttttatatatttttaaggtttttcaaaaaataacacgaaaataacataaaatcaataagaaaacaacataaaagtaacaacaaaaaaacaacaaaaaataacatacatataacaaaaaattaacaacaaatgaacaaaatttcaacataaaagaccgtattttatgtaaataaaattaaaaaaatcgtaaaaatgtttaaaattccgtaaaaccgtatttttactgttttttttgttgtttttgtgcatttgtgaaatcaACCCTATTATTAACGAGTTGTATACTATTAAAGGTACAACTTAGTAGTGTAAATAAATCAtagacaaaaatactaattattatttattttttgaattggcAATAGAATTGGTTGAAGAATAAGAATAAGAGGAactattttgtaattattttatatatcttCGCAAAATATGATTTGTTTCACAACGAAAGAAAAAGAGGATTTTAcacttttatttagttttttaaaattttattacaaaattatgATACTTTTAGATTTGACCACTTTTTATagtatattttagtttttaaattattttatggtattttctatatcatatatgtgtaaacttaatttttaaaagggtaaatactattttagactctgtattttgtaaaagttactaattagacgctctgttttattaaatgacaatatagaTCTTATATTTTTcgaaatggtaaaaataggatcctgagttcaattttcaataattttattttttaatataaccaactttaagacaatttttaatgcgaacagatacagaaaatgtaactaattttgtcataacatatctatatcagattattattaagttttattttgacaaaaaatcaatttagggtcctatttgtacaattttagaaaatatatgatccattttatcatttaacaaaacagatggtctaattggtaacttttgcaaaacacagggtctaaaataatatttactcaTTTTTAAATTCCATATTTGATGTTTAGATAAATtatgtcaaaaaaataaaaaaattcgaaGTTATTTCTCCTTCTCCATCCAAGTATCCTACCTGCCTCACCCCTCAACAGCCCACCTACCGACCACCGTTCTCCAGCAACCGGTGACCCACAGCTCAAATGAACCCTGGATATGAGATCTCTACCACCAAAATCCCAAAGGATTGAACAGATTCTGCCACAATTGGAGTCTAGAAACTAatttcttaaattaaaataCCAGTTTCATAATAAACAAATCTTATATGAGTTTTGATattcgaaactggtttcttaATTCATTGCcttaacaaaattatttttaacaggtttttttatcaagaaactaattttttcatcaagaaacttatttcttaatcagaaaattagttttgattatatagaagtaaaatttatatacgagtttttaagttttttatagTATTCCTTCTTATCTATATGATAAttttatacaataaaatttacatgtcatatatatcaaaactttatttttccaatttttgtaaatattcctAAGTAATATGTATGTGTTGctgtaatttattttctttaagttTCAGAGCAGTGAGCCCAGCAGAACCTGGTCCAATTAATCTAAGTTCTTCTCCTCCCAGGCTCACACCaaaaagaggaaattacactctataccctttttatattttcttcttttatttttaccttcttttttaaagtctatcatttttaccttttttttttaatattgtaccaattttgcccatgtcacttcaaaatacactccatgtgactctcttatgtcagggtattttgggtacaatacatataaaaagaagtatatttcaaataaatataaaattaaaggtaaatttgattaattaattaataaaagggTATTTCTAAACTTACCCCCACCTTTTTTAAAGTTGGGCCCaactttatttgtttattatttttgaaagaaaagaaaagaaaaaggaaaatagATAATCGCGGCAAACTCACTCAACTGGTTTCTTTCGTCGTTGTTTGTACAAAATCAAGTTAGTATTTTCTTCTGTGAAGAGAAACAGTGTTAAACCCACCCTCCCTAATTTCCTGGATTCGTTCATTTTCCCACTCTTTCTACTCTCATTTCCCTCCCTACCTTCATTTTCCTTCTTTCTATCTTTTTCAAACTCAGTTTCTCTCATTTATTTTCACTTCCATTCGACTAAACCCTAGAAAATGCCGAGGGAGATTATCACCTTGCAGGTCGGACAATGCGGGAACCAGATTGGGATGGAATTCTGGAAGCAGCTTTGCCTCGAGCATGGGATCAACAAAGACGGCATTCTCGAAGATTTTGCCACTCAGGTCCCTACACCACCTCCTTTTCTCTAGTGCTTACTAATTTCCCTTTTTTATTTGGGCTCCTGTTCGTTGTTTTAAGTGTAAAATTGTGAATCTCTTTTCGTTTATCTATCTATGGTTGCCCCTGTTTTTATTATCCAAGGCTAGGGAAGTTTTTACTTGAATTGAAAAGGGACTTCAAGCTTTTGTGATGACCTCAAAATTAGTTCAATgtggcatttttttttttcttctaaggaGTTTGCTATTTATAGATTTCCTTTTTGCTCTCTTGTGTAGGGGGGAGACCGTAAAGATGTGTTCTTTTATCAAGCTGATGATCAACACTACATACCTCGAGCTTTACTGATTGACTTGGAGCCTCGAGTCATTAATGGCATTCAAAATAGTGAGTACAGAAATCTGTATAATCATGAGAACATCTTTGTTTCAGACCATGGAGGTGGTGCTGGTAACAACTGGGCCAGTGGGTACCATCAGGTTCGTCCCTTGGATTTACTTACGTTAGGTGTTTAGATATTCTCGGTAGTTACTGCCtgtagtaaatttatttatggcCACAACGTGTAATGCTTAATAATGAAATTCATTttgataagaaaataaattttgagtTTCTTTGTATATGAACTACGAAATACTGACATTTTCTGATGGTAACTTACAACTACTAGTGCATAATTGAGCAATAAATCTAAAGTAATAATTATATGGGTTTGTCAAGGATCATGATTTTTTGCAAAAAAACAATTGCAGTCTTCTTAATTAACTGACCTTTGTTTTGAATGTTAACTTGGCAAACTGACTGTACTGTATAAAAGTGCTGTCGTTGTATGGATTAAAATAGCATGTCATTAATGACGAATCTATGTATTCCCAGAATGTTGCATGCTGTGTTCACTAGAAAGAACACCAAATTCAGTGATTAGATACAAATGCCTATAGCTAATCCAACACTTTGTAAGACATTGATAAGCTGACCTACCCATTACGTACACATAGATTGTTCTGTGTTTATGTCATGGTTGTTTCCGATGTTGATTGCCGGCTATTTTACTTTTtggaaaatgattttttttttaaatttctgatCAGGGAAAAGGTGTTGAGGAGGATATAATGGACATGATTGACAGAGAAGCAGATGGAAGTGATAGTCTTGAAGGTTTTGTTTTGTGTCATTCAATTGCTGGAGGAACTGGCTCAGGTTTATTCACTTCACCACACTTTAGTCATTTACTTTTTCCTAACTTAATTTGCTCAGGATGGTAATATGATGAAGCATTTCGGCATAGCATTGTAGATACTCTATTTAAATACTACAATCTCAACCTAAATGACTATTTATGAGTGTCTAATCTCTGTTTTGAAACAATACCAAATTGGATTCATCCTTGGATAAGGATGACAAATATGGATCCCTGTTAATCTTGCGCAAGTAGAGTGAGATTACACTTGAAAATATTAATCAATTTGAATGAAACATCTGCTTTAGTGATATGGTCGTGCTTATAAACATTATTCTGCATTGGTTAAAGTTTAGCTTTAGTGTTACTGTGTGCTTATTAACATTATTCTGCATTGCTTACATGTGTTGGCTATAATGCAGGTATGGGTTCATATCTGTTGGAGACTCTGAATGATCGGTACAGCAAAAAACTGGTTCAGACATACAGTGTGTTCCCTAATCAGATGGAAACAAGTGATGTGGTGGTCCAACCATATAACTCTCTTTTGACACTTAAGCGACTAACACTTAATGCTGACTGTGTTGTTGTTCTTGATAACACTGCATTAAATAGGATTGCTGTTGAGCGCCTTCATCTATCAAATCCCACCTTTGCTCAAACAAATTCTTTAGTTTCTACTGTAATGTCAGCCAGCACAACTACCCTAAGATATCCGGGATACATGAACAATGACTTGGTTGGGCTTCTTGCATCTTTGATTCCAACACCGAGATGCCACTTTCTTATGACCGGATACACACCTCTTACAGTGGAGCGTCAGGTAAGTTTATCCTTTTGTtcatacttatatatatattaaatatgtctCCATGTATATTAGAGGAAATACTGGAGAGTGAATTAGAAATGACATGTTGCTTGTTTGAATCACTTTTCTTTGTTTTAAGAGAATATTGGCTGTTTAATGTGAATGTTTCTTCATTGCAGGCAAATGTCATTCGTAAAACTACTGTATTGGACGTTATGAGACGACTTTTGCAGGCAAGAATTTTTTTGTTAGGTTCTTATGGTAAAGTTACCACCAGTTATGTATACAATTGATGAAttctttttcttccttttttgtAGACAAAAAACATCATGGTTTCCTCTTATGCTAGAAATAAAGAAGCTAGTCAAGCGAAGTACATATCCATATTGAACATTATTCAAGGAGAAGTAGACCCTACTCAGGTGACCATAGTCAT is a window from the Cannabis sativa cultivar Pink pepper isolate KNU-18-1 chromosome 1, ASM2916894v1, whole genome shotgun sequence genome containing:
- the LOC115704349 gene encoding tubulin gamma-1 chain, with translation MPREIITLQVGQCGNQIGMEFWKQLCLEHGINKDGILEDFATQGGDRKDVFFYQADDQHYIPRALLIDLEPRVINGIQNSEYRNLYNHENIFVSDHGGGAGNNWASGYHQGKGVEEDIMDMIDREADGSDSLEGFVLCHSIAGGTGSGMGSYLLETLNDRYSKKLVQTYSVFPNQMETSDVVVQPYNSLLTLKRLTLNADCVVVLDNTALNRIAVERLHLSNPTFAQTNSLVSTVMSASTTTLRYPGYMNNDLVGLLASLIPTPRCHFLMTGYTPLTVERQANVIRKTTVLDVMRRLLQTKNIMVSSYARNKEASQAKYISILNIIQGEVDPTQVHESLQRIRERKLVNFIEWGPASIQVALSRKSPYVQTAHRVSGLMLASHTSIRHLFSKCLSQYEKLRKKQAFLDNYRKFPMFADNDLSEFDESRDIIESLVDEYKACESPDYIKWGMEDPDHVLSGEGNASGTVDPKLAG